Proteins encoded together in one Pontiella desulfatans window:
- a CDS encoding glycosyl hydrolase has product MKKRKLMVGVMASLAAAVALGATLEKGFENPPDKYRSIVLWEWCNGWISKEAMTKEMESLKRVGLGGAKVFNVGGPEGPVRFASPEWFDIFGHTLREASRLDLRISMNMTEGFCAIGGPWIPPEKSMQHMVWSETEVSGPGNISMELERPDDGPIIAKTLKLKDVGYYADVRVLAVPQVAKDQIEHLGVKKGLRDHHEKNETAGKKTKASSVKAADIIPQGKVIDLTDKMDENGTLNWNAPSGKWTVLRMGSASTGACTRPGSEKTRGLEADKFSREAVKLHFDSLIKPILEQDGVKPGENLTYLAVDSWEADGQNWSPVLAAEFEKRRGYSLYPFLPVLTGRIVESVEVSERFLYDFRRTMGDCVHDNFFGYLAELCAEYNMGFGSEPFSRASFDGMEIIEALSHPCATFWNRGSHFRAYNESKWAASPAHVLGGRKVTSEAFPAGRFDAAWVHYPWTYKWVADYAYTAGLTQLGFHCSPIQPWDDKPIHKPGMVFKYWGSQYSRHNTWWEQGVEWQNYQTRCQYMLEQGLFQGEALFMTPEVVPGLEGSTRPNLPQGYDFDLVSAKLVRNQLSVEDGMILAPSGMKYHLLNLPRMNEISVELLRKIQKLLADGAQIVVSSKPTTSRGLVNYPASENEVQKLVAEIWQDLNGKGVTEVSYGKGKLYWLEPFDVLKKLGVEPDVIVDMEDGTEEKSSYRAKLPLTYIHRKTSDADIYFVASSLEKPSSALLSFRITGKQPEFWYPGSGRIEKCPVYEEKDGRTIIPMVLDPAGSVFVVFRGKSESAPVTQVSLNGTEVISTAKRINPLVDSRKFFKEGGALEIKTADGKTLKTNIAPEKSVSLDKNWIVSFDGVAAPKARQFETLYPWNESDDELLRYFSGTGIYKKTIDVNKDKGEELWLDLGLVEVIATVLVNGKELATEWKPPFLLDMTDALESGENELEIRVTNLWGNRFIGDEQYPDDIGFPSNGVLGTLPDWFVQDKPRPQPGRKTFTTCRYYAKDDPLKPSGLLGPVSLITRSKNADPRVEQIARDLFEFSRNPEFFTYGWHRVAPYWKDVARKGDKNKAKFAKKPADAHAQPEEKPTAKLKPAPVSEAAHAGTYEVRRWAEGKPQAADGSFVRLFKNPKGKNLVELKTPDGKVFAIGMKLMSLEDKAYLKSIRAEFKK; this is encoded by the coding sequence ATGAAAAAAAGAAAACTGATGGTTGGGGTAATGGCGAGTCTGGCGGCTGCGGTTGCGTTGGGTGCAACGCTCGAAAAAGGGTTTGAAAATCCGCCGGACAAATATCGATCTATCGTGCTCTGGGAATGGTGCAACGGATGGATCTCGAAAGAGGCGATGACCAAGGAGATGGAATCCTTGAAGCGCGTCGGGCTCGGCGGCGCCAAGGTTTTCAACGTCGGCGGTCCCGAAGGGCCGGTCCGGTTTGCCTCGCCGGAATGGTTCGATATTTTCGGGCACACCTTGCGCGAGGCGAGCCGGCTCGATCTTCGGATTTCGATGAATATGACCGAAGGGTTCTGTGCGATTGGCGGCCCGTGGATTCCGCCCGAAAAGAGTATGCAGCACATGGTCTGGAGCGAGACGGAAGTTTCCGGGCCGGGCAACATTTCAATGGAACTGGAGCGACCGGATGATGGTCCGATTATCGCCAAAACCTTAAAGCTGAAAGATGTCGGGTACTACGCCGACGTCCGCGTGCTGGCGGTTCCGCAGGTCGCGAAGGATCAAATCGAGCATTTAGGCGTCAAAAAAGGGTTGCGGGATCATCACGAAAAAAATGAAACCGCAGGGAAGAAAACAAAGGCGAGCTCCGTGAAGGCGGCGGACATTATTCCGCAGGGCAAGGTCATCGACCTGACGGACAAGATGGATGAAAACGGAACGCTCAACTGGAACGCGCCGTCCGGAAAATGGACGGTTCTGCGGATGGGTTCTGCCAGCACGGGCGCCTGCACCCGACCGGGCAGCGAAAAGACGCGCGGGCTGGAGGCGGATAAATTCAGCCGCGAAGCGGTCAAATTGCATTTCGACAGCTTAATCAAACCGATTTTGGAACAGGACGGCGTGAAGCCGGGCGAAAACCTCACCTACTTGGCGGTTGATAGTTGGGAGGCGGACGGACAGAACTGGTCGCCGGTGCTGGCGGCGGAATTTGAAAAGCGGCGCGGATACAGCCTCTATCCTTTCCTGCCGGTTTTGACGGGACGCATAGTTGAAAGCGTCGAAGTTTCGGAGCGTTTCCTGTACGACTTCCGTCGCACGATGGGCGACTGCGTGCACGACAACTTCTTCGGGTACCTGGCTGAGCTGTGCGCAGAATACAATATGGGGTTCGGCTCGGAGCCGTTTTCGCGCGCGTCGTTTGACGGGATGGAAATCATCGAGGCGTTGAGTCATCCATGCGCCACCTTCTGGAACCGGGGCAGCCATTTCCGGGCGTATAATGAATCCAAGTGGGCCGCTTCGCCCGCCCATGTGCTGGGCGGAAGAAAAGTGACATCGGAGGCGTTTCCGGCGGGTCGGTTTGATGCGGCGTGGGTGCATTATCCGTGGACCTATAAGTGGGTGGCGGATTATGCCTATACCGCCGGTTTAACTCAGCTGGGTTTCCACTGTTCGCCGATTCAGCCGTGGGACGACAAGCCGATTCACAAACCCGGCATGGTCTTCAAATATTGGGGTTCGCAGTACAGCCGCCACAATACGTGGTGGGAACAGGGCGTTGAGTGGCAGAACTATCAGACGCGTTGTCAGTACATGCTGGAACAGGGCCTGTTCCAGGGCGAAGCACTCTTTATGACGCCGGAAGTGGTTCCGGGGCTGGAGGGCAGTACGCGGCCCAACCTGCCGCAGGGCTATGACTTTGATTTGGTCAGTGCCAAGCTGGTGCGGAATCAGTTGAGTGTTGAGGATGGAATGATCCTTGCGCCGTCGGGGATGAAATATCACCTGCTGAACCTGCCGCGAATGAACGAGATCTCGGTTGAGCTGCTCAGGAAAATCCAAAAGCTCCTGGCGGATGGCGCGCAGATTGTGGTTTCGAGCAAACCGACCACTTCGCGCGGGCTGGTCAACTATCCGGCGAGTGAAAACGAGGTGCAGAAACTGGTCGCGGAGATCTGGCAGGACCTGAATGGGAAAGGGGTGACGGAAGTTTCGTATGGCAAAGGAAAACTCTACTGGCTTGAGCCGTTCGACGTGCTTAAAAAGCTGGGGGTTGAACCCGACGTGATCGTGGATATGGAAGACGGAACAGAGGAAAAATCTTCGTATCGCGCCAAACTTCCGCTCACGTACATTCACCGCAAAACGTCGGATGCGGATATCTATTTTGTGGCAAGCTCGCTGGAAAAACCAAGCTCGGCCCTGCTTAGTTTCCGCATTACGGGCAAACAGCCGGAGTTCTGGTATCCCGGCAGTGGCCGTATCGAAAAATGCCCCGTGTACGAGGAAAAAGACGGACGCACGATTATCCCGATGGTGCTCGATCCGGCGGGTTCGGTCTTTGTGGTTTTCCGCGGAAAATCGGAATCGGCACCGGTTACGCAGGTTTCTCTGAACGGAACCGAAGTGATTTCCACCGCGAAACGGATTAACCCGCTCGTCGACAGCCGGAAATTCTTCAAAGAGGGCGGGGCGCTGGAAATCAAAACGGCGGACGGAAAAACCCTGAAAACCAACATCGCGCCGGAAAAAAGCGTATCGCTCGATAAGAACTGGATAGTTTCGTTCGACGGGGTGGCCGCGCCGAAAGCGCGTCAATTTGAAACGCTCTATCCGTGGAACGAGAGCGACGACGAGCTGCTGCGCTACTTCTCCGGTACGGGCATCTACAAAAAGACGATTGATGTGAACAAAGATAAGGGCGAAGAGCTCTGGCTCGATCTGGGGCTGGTCGAAGTGATCGCGACGGTGCTTGTAAACGGCAAAGAACTCGCGACGGAATGGAAGCCGCCGTTCCTGCTCGACATGACCGATGCGCTGGAATCGGGTGAAAACGAACTCGAAATCCGGGTTACCAACCTGTGGGGCAACCGCTTTATCGGTGACGAGCAGTATCCGGACGATATCGGGTTCCCTTCCAACGGGGTTTTGGGCACGCTTCCTGACTGGTTTGTGCAGGATAAACCCCGTCCGCAACCGGGACGCAAAACCTTCACCACCTGTCGCTATTATGCCAAAGACGATCCGCTCAAGCCGTCCGGCCTGCTGGGGCCTGTTTCGCTGATTACGCGTTCGAAAAACGCGGATCCGCGTGTGGAACAAATTGCGCGCGACCTGTTTGAGTTCAGCCGCAATCCTGAATTCTTTACCTATGGATGGCACCGCGTCGCTCCCTACTGGAAAGATGTCGCGCGGAAAGGGGATAAGAATAAAGCGAAGTTCGCGAAGAAACCGGCAGACGCTCACGCGCAGCCGGAGGAAAAACCGACCGCTAAGTTGAAGCCGGCTCCGGTGTCCGAGGCGGCACACGCTGGAACGTATGAAGTTCGCCGTTGGGCGGAGGGAAAACCGCAGGCGGCGGATGGCTCTTTTGTTCGGCTGTTCAAGAACCCCAAGGGGAAAAATCTGGTGGAACTGAAGACCCCCGACGGGAAGGTGTTTGCGATCGGGATGAAGTTGATGAGTTTGGAAGATAAAGCGTATCTCAAATCGATTCGGGCTGAATTCAAAAAATAG
- a CDS encoding sulfatase family protein yields the protein MRKRSMICLPKSTWGVLASLFLAAASSAGASRSSVDATSRCPNVLFILTDQWRAQATGYAGDPNVRTPNLDTLAKEGLNFETAVSVCAVCTPYRAALQTGRFPLSTGMYKNDLYLDPNEYCMAEIFKDAGYNTAYVGKWHLDGHGRSAYIPPERRQGYEYWKVLECTHNYANSKYYDNNDPEVKVWEGKYDGYAQTKDAQAFIRRHAKDDKPFLFFLSFGGPHYTHKLSPKDLQKTYPPESLKLRPNIQFTEDFTEAQLRKELQGYYAHCTAIDQCVGDLRATLDELGIADNTILVFTSDHGEMMGSQGIKYFAKRHPYDEAIRVPFLLSYPKVTEGNARKISTPINTPDILPTLLSLAGIDIPDTIEGDDLSVLVKEPGREIDRAALTMQVDGTYGPDYRGIRTARYWYSEEPNAGRKLLFDCENDPYQMNNLVDNPEYAELQEKMAASLKAELIKVDDYPFADKTGYRQHLKRVSGVDRKGDRKKGKRKK from the coding sequence ATGAGGAAACGAAGTATGATCTGTTTGCCGAAATCAACATGGGGTGTGCTGGCATCGCTTTTTTTAGCGGCAGCTTCTTCGGCGGGAGCGTCACGCTCCTCTGTGGATGCAACGTCACGTTGCCCCAATGTTTTATTTATCCTGACGGATCAGTGGCGGGCGCAGGCGACGGGGTATGCGGGCGACCCGAATGTCCGCACGCCGAATCTCGATACGCTCGCGAAGGAGGGACTTAATTTTGAAACGGCGGTTTCGGTCTGCGCGGTCTGTACGCCGTACCGCGCCGCGTTGCAAACCGGCCGTTTCCCGCTTTCGACCGGGATGTATAAAAACGATCTGTACCTCGATCCGAATGAATACTGCATGGCCGAAATTTTCAAGGATGCGGGCTACAACACGGCGTACGTCGGCAAGTGGCATCTCGACGGGCACGGCCGCTCGGCCTACATTCCGCCGGAACGGCGCCAGGGTTACGAGTATTGGAAGGTGCTCGAATGCACCCATAATTACGCCAACTCGAAGTATTACGATAATAATGACCCGGAAGTGAAGGTTTGGGAGGGTAAGTATGACGGGTACGCGCAGACGAAAGATGCGCAGGCCTTCATCCGCAGGCATGCGAAGGATGATAAACCATTCCTTTTTTTCCTCTCCTTCGGCGGTCCGCACTATACGCATAAACTTTCGCCGAAAGATTTGCAGAAAACGTATCCGCCGGAATCGTTGAAGCTGCGCCCGAACATCCAGTTCACGGAGGACTTTACCGAAGCGCAGCTTCGCAAAGAGCTGCAGGGCTACTATGCGCACTGCACCGCCATCGATCAATGTGTCGGCGATCTGCGCGCGACGCTGGATGAGCTGGGGATTGCGGATAACACCATTCTGGTCTTCACCTCGGACCACGGCGAAATGATGGGCTCGCAGGGCATCAAATATTTTGCTAAACGGCATCCCTATGATGAGGCGATCCGGGTTCCGTTCCTGCTCAGCTATCCAAAGGTGACCGAAGGGAACGCGCGGAAAATTTCAACCCCGATCAATACGCCGGATATTCTGCCGACGCTGCTTTCTCTTGCCGGGATTGATATTCCGGACACGATTGAGGGCGACGATCTGTCGGTACTCGTTAAAGAACCGGGCAGGGAGATCGATCGCGCCGCGCTGACCATGCAGGTGGATGGAACCTATGGCCCCGATTATCGCGGCATCCGGACGGCGCGCTACTGGTATTCCGAAGAACCGAATGCGGGTAGGAAGCTGCTCTTCGATTGCGAAAACGATCCGTATCAAATGAACAATCTGGTGGATAATCCCGAGTATGCCGAACTGCAGGAAAAAATGGCGGCGAGCTTGAAAGCGGAGCTGATTAAAGTGGACGACTATCCTTTTGCGGACAAAACGGGGTATCGCCAGCACCTGAAGCGGGTATCAGGAGTGGATAGGAAAGGCGACCGCAAAAAGGGTAAACGGAAAAAGTAA
- a CDS encoding autotransporter outer membrane beta-barrel domain-containing protein produces the protein MKKQITWFGFAVLFCAATASAELVRYYDVDPGTDNLWTNTLNWQYKPDGSWTNYGKLPESDDQVIITYGDSVEIDAAGLAVANDIDLGKYSVPGNLTTTSDGTLTTTADIVMNGSIKQTGYSEIGDPTKLINYGTNTIGTTLNLALASNLVYNAGQFTANAINLASAAEVEAVDGGVTNILASTALFTNDVTGVVDVTTDLTLADGVNSVALLENLGDVNVVGDIETMGNGQATINNSGLMQSVSNNINIGANTVVNNSGTMTAKVDFDISGGTVVNDGTISTLASSSAKSTSGFGDGFSFENTMNGLLDLGWNLKFDAGTFTNRGTLTTTKAFFMGYDANGGELTVYNAAGATNIFSGSVEMGRIDGSAEATLINEGYFRAGSTGGLQMKNETQTIQNKADGYIQAGILKTAMQADSLSVISNEGWLNVSRSDPYGYFASVAGTTMVHNAASGTFSVAHDMTLSEQATAFTSITNFGTMTVGSDLYLAVEGDTEFAMLGGTLDVDGTLVLTNGGTGHVDLMAGTVTAADIDLLSDGSCTIDISEGAELIVNADRTTELNGMISDGYITGSGGATAMASYDGTNTTLSAEGSSGDPLVIESGTMNGSGEFEVVVSGLSSGTTYYLWRETDLTAAPSFTNEVASIAATSDTETLTDTAPPAANAFYKVTD, from the coding sequence ATGAAGAAACAAATTACATGGTTCGGATTCGCAGTACTCTTCTGTGCTGCAACCGCATCGGCTGAGCTGGTGCGCTATTATGATGTAGATCCCGGGACGGATAACCTTTGGACCAATACCCTGAACTGGCAATACAAGCCCGACGGTAGCTGGACCAATTACGGAAAACTTCCTGAATCGGATGATCAGGTAATTATTACCTATGGTGATTCGGTTGAGATTGATGCCGCCGGTTTGGCGGTGGCAAACGATATTGATCTCGGAAAATATTCAGTGCCCGGAAACTTGACGACGACGTCCGACGGAACGCTTACAACGACGGCGGATATAGTGATGAACGGATCCATTAAACAAACGGGTTATTCTGAGATTGGCGATCCAACGAAGTTGATCAATTACGGAACCAATACGATCGGAACTACGCTGAACCTGGCTTTGGCTTCGAATCTTGTGTACAACGCCGGTCAGTTTACAGCCAATGCCATCAATCTGGCGTCGGCGGCCGAGGTCGAGGCTGTGGACGGCGGCGTGACCAATATCCTGGCCTCTACGGCCCTGTTTACGAATGACGTCACCGGGGTGGTCGATGTGACGACTGATCTGACGCTGGCGGACGGAGTCAACTCGGTTGCCTTGTTGGAGAATCTCGGCGATGTAAACGTCGTTGGCGATATCGAAACAATGGGCAACGGACAGGCCACCATCAACAACTCGGGCTTGATGCAGAGTGTTTCGAACAATATCAATATCGGTGCCAATACCGTGGTGAACAACAGCGGAACCATGACCGCGAAAGTTGATTTTGATATCAGCGGCGGAACGGTTGTGAACGATGGAACGATTTCGACTCTCGCAAGTTCGAGCGCCAAGTCCACCTCAGGATTTGGCGACGGATTTTCCTTCGAAAACACCATGAACGGGTTGCTCGATCTAGGGTGGAATCTGAAGTTTGATGCCGGTACATTTACGAACCGGGGTACGCTCACTACCACCAAAGCATTTTTTATGGGGTATGATGCTAACGGCGGCGAGCTCACGGTCTACAATGCGGCTGGCGCGACGAATATTTTTTCTGGATCTGTCGAAATGGGAAGAATCGACGGTAGTGCAGAGGCAACCCTGATCAACGAGGGCTACTTCCGGGCCGGCTCAACCGGCGGGTTGCAGATGAAGAATGAAACGCAAACCATCCAGAACAAAGCGGACGGGTATATTCAGGCCGGTATTTTGAAGACGGCGATGCAGGCGGATTCACTGAGTGTCATCTCCAACGAAGGGTGGTTAAACGTATCCCGCTCCGATCCTTATGGCTATTTCGCCTCCGTAGCCGGAACGACGATGGTTCATAATGCCGCGAGTGGAACATTCTCGGTTGCACATGACATGACCCTGTCCGAGCAGGCCACCGCATTCACCTCCATCACCAACTTTGGCACGATGACGGTGGGCAGTGATCTTTATCTTGCGGTGGAAGGCGATACCGAGTTTGCCATGCTGGGCGGAACCCTGGACGTCGACGGCACACTGGTGTTGACCAACGGTGGAACCGGGCATGTTGACCTGATGGCCGGAACCGTTACGGCCGCGGATATCGACCTGCTGTCGGATGGAAGCTGCACCATCGATATCTCCGAGGGCGCGGAACTGATCGTCAACGCCGACCGGACGACCGAGCTGAACGGCATGATCAGCGACGGGTATATTACCGGCTCCGGCGGAGCCACCGCGATGGCGTCCTATGACGGAACCAACACCACGCTGTCGGCCGAAGGCAGTTCAGGCGATCCTTTGGTCATCGAAAGCGGTACCATGAACGGTTCCGGGGAGTTCGAAGTCGTAGTCAGCGGATTGTCTTCCGGCACGACCTACTATCTGTGGCGTGAAACCGACCTGACGGCTGCCCCGTCGTTCACCAACGAAGTGGCCAGCATTGCCGCTACTTCGGACACCGAAACGTTGACCGATACGGCTCCGCCCGCCGCCAACGCGTTCTACAAGGTCACGGACTAG
- a CDS encoding PEP-CTERM sorting domain-containing protein (PEP-CTERM proteins occur, often in large numbers, in the proteomes of bacteria that also encode an exosortase, a predicted intramembrane cysteine proteinase. The presence of a PEP-CTERM domain at a protein's C-terminus predicts cleavage within the sorting domain, followed by covalent anchoring to some some component of the (usually Gram-negative) cell surface. Many PEP-CTERM proteins exhibit an unusual sequence composition that includes large numbers of potential glycosylation sites. Expression of one such protein has been shown restore the ability of a bacterium to form floc, a type of biofilm.), with the protein MKKRVAVMAAVLIGLTLGASAEQVRYYDADPGTDILWTNTLNWQYKPDSSWTNYAQLPESDDQVIISFGDSVEIDAAGLAVANEIDLGKYGVHGSLTTTSDGTLTTTADIMMNGSIKKTGNSEIGDPTKLINYGTNTIRTILNLASGSNRVYNAGQFSANAISLATAAETDVGGGTMMASTALFTNDVTGVVDVTANFTMASGDNSVAVLQNQGDMNVGGDVETSIGTSRITNEGTLDAANMYLGAGANGTTFFANTADGTVTTTGAMKLSEGAGAAVTMLNQGDMNVGAGFETHIGTSRITNEGTLDAANMYLGAGANGTTFFTNTATGVINVAGAQQFGNGAGSSVTFVNAGTNLVTGNIETMGNGSVTINNSGLMESTANNINIGADTVVNNSGTMTAQIDFNLSGGRVVNDGTISTVEGSATKPASVFDNGFAFENTTNGVLDLGWQLNLDAGTFTNRGMVTMGKSIYIGATASGGELTVYNAKDATIDPGGSLIMGNKAGSATATLINEGDILAGATSGMQLNHGTQTIQNKADGYIQAGILKTAMQADSVSIISNEGEILVTRGDPFGYFTSVAGTTLVHNAASGTFTVRHDMTLSEQSTAFTSITNSGTMSVGGDLSLALLGKTELVMDAGTLTLGGALVMTNGGSGLIDLNSGLLDLGALAMNLEDENVYANYSVLMSGGEIWVDGDVYDDWTDAIALGVFEYDGTDLDGELAVTFDGDHTKLYVIPEPATLGLILLSGAVLLIGRRIRK; encoded by the coding sequence ATGAAAAAAAGAGTCGCAGTTATGGCCGCCGTATTGATCGGCTTAACCCTCGGCGCGTCCGCTGAGCAGGTGCGCTATTATGATGCAGATCCCGGGACGGATATCCTTTGGACCAATACCCTGAACTGGCAATACAAGCCCGACAGCAGCTGGACCAATTACGCACAGCTTCCTGAATCGGATGATCAGGTAATTATTTCCTTTGGTGATTCGGTTGAGATTGATGCCGCCGGTTTGGCGGTGGCAAACGAAATCGATCTCGGAAAATATGGAGTGCACGGAAGCTTGACGACGACGTCCGACGGAACGCTTACAACGACGGCGGATATAATGATGAACGGATCCATCAAAAAGACGGGTAATTCTGAGATTGGCGATCCAACGAAGTTGATCAATTACGGAACCAATACGATCAGAACCATACTGAATCTGGCTTCGGGTTCGAATCGTGTGTACAACGCCGGTCAGTTTTCAGCCAATGCCATCTCGCTGGCGACTGCGGCCGAGACCGATGTTGGCGGTGGCACTATGATGGCATCCACAGCTCTGTTTACGAATGACGTCACCGGGGTGGTCGATGTGACGGCTAATTTTACGATGGCCAGTGGAGATAATTCAGTTGCTGTGTTGCAGAACCAGGGCGACATGAACGTCGGTGGCGACGTTGAGACGAGTATCGGCACCAGCCGCATCACCAACGAAGGCACGCTCGATGCGGCAAATATGTACTTGGGCGCAGGCGCAAACGGAACCACTTTCTTTGCCAACACGGCGGACGGAACCGTAACCACGACGGGCGCGATGAAGCTCAGCGAAGGGGCAGGCGCAGCGGTTACCATGCTCAACCAGGGCGATATGAATGTCGGCGCGGGTTTTGAAACCCACATCGGCACAAGCCGCATCACCAACGAAGGCACGCTCGATGCCGCAAATATGTACTTGGGCGCAGGCGCAAACGGAACCACCTTCTTTACCAACACGGCGACCGGCGTCATCAATGTGGCGGGCGCGCAGCAGTTCGGCAACGGCGCGGGCTCTTCGGTCACGTTCGTGAACGCCGGAACCAACCTGGTTACCGGCAATATCGAAACGATGGGCAACGGGTCGGTCACCATCAACAACTCCGGCTTGATGGAGAGTACCGCTAACAATATCAATATCGGTGCCGACACGGTGGTGAACAACAGCGGAACCATGACGGCGCAGATTGATTTTAACCTCAGCGGCGGAAGGGTTGTGAATGATGGAACCATTTCGACTGTTGAAGGCTCAGCGACCAAGCCCGCATCTGTGTTTGACAACGGGTTTGCCTTCGAAAACACAACGAACGGGGTGCTCGATCTGGGGTGGCAGCTGAACCTCGATGCCGGTACGTTTACGAACCGCGGAATGGTCACTATGGGTAAATCGATTTATATTGGGGCTACCGCTTCGGGCGGCGAGCTTACGGTCTACAACGCGAAAGACGCGACGATTGACCCCGGTGGTTCCCTGATAATGGGAAATAAAGCCGGTTCCGCAACGGCAACCTTGATCAATGAGGGTGATATTCTCGCCGGCGCGACATCCGGGATGCAGTTGAATCATGGAACGCAAACCATCCAGAACAAAGCGGACGGGTATATTCAGGCCGGTATTTTGAAGACGGCGATGCAGGCGGATTCGGTGAGCATCATCTCCAACGAAGGGGAAATCCTTGTAACCCGCGGCGATCCTTTCGGCTATTTCACCTCCGTAGCCGGAACGACGCTGGTTCATAATGCCGCTAGCGGAACATTTACGGTTAGGCATGATATGACCCTGTCCGAGCAGTCCACCGCATTCACCTCCATCACCAACTCGGGCACGATGTCGGTGGGCGGCGATCTTTCTCTCGCGCTGCTGGGCAAAACCGAGCTGGTCATGGACGCCGGAACCTTGACGCTTGGCGGGGCGCTGGTCATGACCAATGGCGGAAGCGGGCTCATCGATCTGAACAGCGGGCTCCTCGACCTCGGGGCCCTGGCCATGAATCTCGAAGACGAAAACGTCTACGCCAACTATTCCGTGCTGATGAGCGGCGGCGAAATCTGGGTGGATGGCGATGTCTACGATGACTGGACCGATGCCATTGCGCTGGGCGTGTTTGAGTATGACGGCACCGATCTGGACGGTGAGCTGGCGGTGACCTTCGATGGTGATCACACCAAGCTCTATGTCATTCCGGAACCGGCGACGCTCGGTCTTATTCTTTTAAGTGGAGCAGTGCTGCTCATTGGGCGCCGCATACGCAAGTAG
- a CDS encoding ATP-binding protein, with amino-acid sequence MPKGSFFLLGPRATGKSTWIEQNFPDATTYDLLNSKDFLRFTRDPSVLFQETEFLPETSWVVIDEIQKVPALLDEVHRLIEKRKLRFVLSGSSARKLRHGGSNLLAGRAAIKQFFPLTSAEMNFDFDPESIFQYGSLPLSVTGDDPEEYLSAYADAYLREEIQAEALTRNIGGFSRFLEIAARQNAQLTNLSGISRDAAVPRQTVANYFEILNDTLLGHWLTPWKLKRATKQVAHSKFYLFDCGIARALSGRLPYPPTQEEKGALLETFILNEVRAFFAYNNIRYPLHFWRNYDGTEVDLLCETRNGFTAIEIKASESWERRYSRGLVRIQNELSPANAVLHGVYCGSRPAKLGSVHVHPVMDFLKKLWAGEIFE; translated from the coding sequence ATGCCTAAGGGATCGTTCTTCCTTCTGGGGCCTCGCGCCACAGGGAAATCGACCTGGATTGAGCAAAATTTTCCGGATGCAACCACCTATGACCTGCTGAACTCAAAAGATTTTCTGCGGTTCACGCGTGATCCTTCGGTACTTTTCCAGGAAACGGAATTTCTCCCGGAAACCTCATGGGTGGTCATCGATGAAATCCAGAAAGTCCCCGCCCTGCTTGATGAGGTCCACCGACTCATTGAAAAACGAAAACTGCGCTTTGTCCTTTCGGGATCAAGTGCACGAAAACTCCGCCACGGTGGAAGCAACCTTCTTGCCGGGAGAGCGGCGATCAAACAGTTTTTTCCGCTCACCAGCGCGGAAATGAATTTTGACTTCGATCCCGAGTCCATCTTTCAATACGGCTCGCTGCCTCTTTCGGTTACGGGAGACGACCCCGAGGAATATTTAAGCGCCTATGCAGATGCCTACCTTCGGGAGGAAATACAAGCCGAAGCATTGACCCGAAACATTGGCGGGTTCAGCCGCTTCCTTGAAATAGCGGCTCGGCAAAATGCCCAACTGACCAACCTGTCGGGAATTTCACGAGACGCCGCGGTTCCGCGTCAAACAGTTGCCAACTACTTTGAAATCCTGAACGACACCCTGCTGGGCCATTGGCTTACCCCGTGGAAACTTAAACGGGCAACCAAGCAGGTGGCCCATTCAAAATTCTATCTGTTCGACTGCGGCATTGCGCGGGCGCTTTCGGGACGCCTTCCATACCCCCCGACACAGGAAGAAAAAGGCGCACTGCTCGAAACCTTTATTCTCAACGAAGTCAGGGCATTCTTTGCATACAACAACATCCGCTATCCGCTCCATTTCTGGAGAAACTACGACGGCACAGAGGTCGACCTTCTTTGCGAAACCAGGAACGGATTTACAGCGATTGAAATCAAAGCATCCGAATCGTGGGAACGGCGCTACTCCAGAGGGCTTGTACGGATTCAAAACGAACTGTCTCCCGCCAATGCAGTGCTGCACGGGGTCTATTGCGGAAGCCGTCCGGCAAAACTCGGCTCGGTTCATGTGCACCCGGTTATGGATTTCCTGAAAAAACTATGGGCCGGGGAAATCTTCGAATAG